In one window of Mobiluncus massiliensis DNA:
- a CDS encoding alanine/glycine:cation symporter family protein produces the protein MSVGYVLIVILLGFGIYATIRTGAVQFTMFSKMWKTVMGSRKGSHGGISSFQAFAVGLADRVGTGNIAGVAIAITLGGAGSIFWMWIVALVGMASAFIEATLAQMFKVRNPDGTFRGGPAFYIERGLGSRTWGSVFAVLLIFTYAFTFQLIQANTLAGLAKANFGMPTYATGLLLVAITAPFFIAGIRSVARIAEYLAPLMAVIYMTLALIVIIENIGQLGTVFAMIFQGAFGASSVAGGTLGGLFAALMNGTKRGLFSNEAGMGSAPNAAATATVSHPVKQGMIQSLGVFVDTILVCSATAFIVLLGGVYDPNAAEQPSDGAALTVDSLAALGPWTKPIILIVIFMFVYSTLLGNFSYSEGNIKYLLGIENNAWIVKAISIIAVFLGSVLSLEMVWNLGDWTAALMAIMNLVACTLLFKWALGALKDYQHQLETKSEDEIQFCSTDNKFLPGELPTDIWTKEAIAQGHNISSDPTSWEHGD, from the coding sequence ATGAGCGTTGGCTATGTGCTGATTGTGATCCTGCTCGGTTTCGGAATCTACGCGACAATTCGCACCGGTGCCGTCCAGTTCACCATGTTTTCTAAAATGTGGAAGACCGTCATGGGTTCCCGGAAAGGCTCCCATGGAGGCATCAGCTCTTTCCAGGCTTTTGCGGTGGGTTTGGCTGACCGTGTCGGCACCGGCAACATCGCCGGGGTGGCTATCGCGATTACCTTGGGCGGCGCCGGTTCCATCTTTTGGATGTGGATTGTCGCCTTGGTTGGTATGGCGAGCGCTTTCATCGAGGCGACCTTGGCCCAGATGTTCAAGGTCCGCAACCCCGATGGAACTTTCCGCGGCGGCCCTGCTTTCTACATTGAGCGCGGTCTCGGTTCGCGTACCTGGGGTTCCGTCTTCGCGGTTTTGCTCATTTTCACCTACGCTTTCACCTTCCAGCTGATTCAGGCCAATACCCTGGCTGGCTTAGCAAAAGCGAACTTCGGAATGCCTACCTACGCCACCGGGCTGTTGCTGGTAGCCATCACCGCCCCGTTCTTCATTGCCGGGATTCGTTCGGTAGCGCGTATCGCTGAATATCTGGCTCCGCTGATGGCAGTCATTTACATGACGTTGGCACTGATTGTCATCATCGAGAATATCGGACAACTCGGTACAGTTTTCGCCATGATTTTCCAGGGCGCTTTCGGTGCGAGCTCGGTAGCAGGTGGAACTCTAGGCGGGCTCTTTGCGGCTCTGATGAACGGCACGAAGCGCGGCTTGTTCTCAAATGAAGCCGGTATGGGTTCCGCCCCGAACGCGGCTGCGACCGCCACCGTGTCCCACCCGGTCAAGCAGGGAATGATTCAGTCCCTTGGTGTATTCGTGGACACCATTCTGGTCTGCAGCGCTACCGCTTTCATCGTGCTGCTCGGAGGGGTCTATGATCCGAATGCGGCTGAACAGCCCTCTGACGGCGCGGCCCTCACGGTTGATTCCCTGGCTGCTTTGGGTCCCTGGACTAAGCCGATTATCCTCATCGTCATCTTTATGTTCGTTTACTCGACTTTGCTGGGTAACTTTAGCTATTCCGAAGGCAACATCAAATACCTGCTGGGCATCGAAAACAACGCGTGGATTGTCAAGGCGATTTCCATCATCGCGGTGTTCCTGGGCTCAGTGCTCTCCTTGGAAATGGTGTGGAACTTGGGCGACTGGACCGCGGCGTTGATGGCCATCATGAACTTGGTGGCTTGCACCCTGCTGTTCAAGTGGGCTCTGGGTGCCCTCAAGGATTACCAGCACCAACTGGAAACGAAGAGCGAGGACGAAATCCAGTTCTGTTCCACTGACAATAAGTTCCTTCCCGGTGAGCTTCCCACCGATATTTGGACTAAAGAAGCTATCGCGCAGGGACACAATATTTCCAGTGACCCGACTTCGTGGGAACACGGAGATTAA
- a CDS encoding carboxymuconolactone decarboxylase family protein, translating to MAETAARRVPYLDKAFPEVAAAMEEVTRRLKPVYEQVGLPASLIELVCLRASQMNRCGTCLSVHVPRALQAGVSQLQIDVLPSWREDTELFTPQEKAALELTEHITRLPEGVRNSSVGERAQTFFTEAQVAALEWCAIMINANNRISIASHHPIRKYPQVSS from the coding sequence ATGGCAGAAACCGCCGCTAGGAGAGTACCGTACTTGGATAAAGCCTTTCCCGAAGTCGCTGCTGCCATGGAGGAAGTGACTCGCAGGCTTAAGCCCGTTTACGAGCAGGTCGGTCTACCGGCTAGTCTGATTGAACTCGTTTGCCTACGTGCCAGTCAAATGAATAGGTGTGGGACTTGCCTTTCTGTCCATGTGCCGCGGGCGCTACAAGCTGGCGTATCTCAACTGCAGATTGATGTGTTGCCCAGTTGGAGGGAAGACACGGAATTGTTTACGCCTCAGGAAAAGGCCGCACTGGAGCTGACTGAGCACATCACCAGGCTCCCTGAAGGAGTGCGCAACTCCAGCGTGGGGGAGCGTGCGCAGACATTCTTTACCGAAGCCCAGGTGGCTGCTCTCGAATGGTGCGCCATCATGATCAATGCGAACAACCGGATTTCAATTGCTTCGCATCACCCGATTCGCAAGTATCCGCAGGTATCCAGTTAG
- a CDS encoding oligopeptide transporter, OPT family codes for MSNQPAAAATNNAGAQSAHPYRELTFRAIVVGGLITLIFTAANAYLGLKVGLTFATSIPAAVISMAILRYFHDHTVVENNIVQTIASAAGTLSAIIFVVPGLVMVGYWSGFPYWETTAVCMVGGILGVMYSIPLRRALVTGSDLPYPEGVAAAEVLKVGDENGSAEENHRGLLVIIWGGLASAGMALLTALKAAAGSLSMNFRIGAGGTMIGGSLSLALMGVGHLVGPAVGIAMLVGLLLSYGILLPILTQGQVAGQDLGDVVSTVFAHDVRMIGAGAMAVAAVWTLLKIIGPILRGIADSLKSSKLRETGNQVPLTEQDIPFKYVAAITLLSMIPIGLLLWNFLRDSPISHHLVALIILSILFVLVLGLLIASICGYMAGLIGASNSPISGVGIIVIIAASLLILLVTGNTSQTHPTELTAYALFTTAIVFGIATISNDNLQDLKTGQLVGATPWKQQVALIIGVIFGSLVIPPVLQLLMTSFGFSGMEGVDETTALQAPQATLLSTIAKGIFGGDMNWQLFGLGALIGVVIVIVDEIMGRVSRFNLAPLAVGMGMYLNITTTLVISLGALVGWIYNRWALRQEKAEQSKRLGVLLATGMIVGDSLFGILNAGIIGATSNADALGIVPDSFAPVAKVVGVVVFVGLLAVSYRWVMKKSGESESASASEINDSSQSEA; via the coding sequence TTGTCCAATCAGCCTGCGGCCGCTGCGACAAATAATGCCGGAGCCCAGTCCGCTCATCCTTACCGCGAGTTAACTTTCCGAGCCATTGTTGTCGGCGGATTAATCACCCTGATTTTCACCGCCGCTAACGCTTACCTCGGGTTGAAAGTTGGCTTAACCTTTGCCACTTCCATCCCGGCTGCCGTGATTTCCATGGCTATCCTGCGTTACTTCCATGATCACACGGTCGTGGAAAACAATATCGTCCAGACCATCGCTTCGGCGGCCGGGACGCTTTCAGCTATCATTTTTGTGGTTCCCGGCCTGGTCATGGTGGGATACTGGTCCGGCTTCCCCTACTGGGAGACCACAGCCGTGTGCATGGTCGGCGGCATTCTCGGCGTGATGTATTCGATTCCGCTGCGTCGCGCCCTAGTGACCGGCTCCGACCTGCCCTATCCGGAGGGGGTAGCGGCCGCGGAAGTGTTGAAAGTGGGGGACGAAAACGGTTCCGCCGAGGAAAATCATCGCGGCCTGCTGGTGATTATCTGGGGCGGCTTAGCGTCCGCGGGAATGGCACTGCTCACGGCGTTAAAAGCCGCCGCGGGGTCCTTGAGCATGAACTTTCGGATTGGCGCCGGAGGCACCATGATTGGTGGTTCGTTGTCTCTGGCCTTGATGGGGGTAGGACACCTGGTCGGTCCCGCGGTCGGCATCGCGATGCTGGTCGGTTTGCTACTTTCCTATGGCATTCTGCTGCCGATTCTGACCCAGGGCCAGGTCGCCGGTCAGGATCTCGGTGATGTGGTTAGCACGGTTTTCGCCCACGATGTACGGATGATTGGTGCTGGAGCTATGGCGGTGGCTGCAGTATGGACCCTGCTAAAGATTATTGGTCCCATCTTGCGCGGTATCGCTGATTCTTTGAAATCCTCGAAACTGCGTGAAACCGGAAACCAAGTTCCCTTGACGGAACAGGACATTCCTTTCAAGTACGTGGCTGCCATTACCTTGCTGTCCATGATTCCCATTGGTTTGCTGCTGTGGAACTTCCTTCGAGATTCGCCCATCTCGCACCATCTGGTGGCGCTCATCATTTTGAGCATTCTGTTTGTGCTGGTTCTGGGCTTACTGATCGCCAGTATCTGTGGCTATATGGCGGGTCTGATTGGGGCCTCGAATTCTCCTATCTCTGGAGTGGGCATCATCGTGATTATTGCGGCTTCGCTGTTGATTCTGTTGGTGACCGGCAACACCAGCCAGACTCACCCCACCGAACTGACCGCCTACGCGCTGTTTACGACCGCTATCGTCTTTGGCATCGCCACCATCTCGAACGACAACCTGCAGGACTTGAAAACCGGCCAGCTGGTCGGAGCAACCCCGTGGAAACAGCAGGTGGCGCTCATCATCGGGGTTATATTCGGCTCCCTCGTGATTCCTCCGGTCCTGCAGCTGCTGATGACCAGCTTTGGCTTCTCCGGGATGGAGGGCGTGGATGAGACTACCGCTCTGCAAGCTCCGCAAGCGACCCTGCTGTCTACCATCGCCAAGGGAATTTTTGGCGGGGACATGAACTGGCAGTTGTTCGGTCTGGGGGCTTTGATTGGTGTTGTCATCGTCATCGTTGATGAAATCATGGGTCGCGTCAGCCGTTTCAACCTGGCTCCGCTCGCCGTGGGTATGGGCATGTACCTAAACATTACGACCACCCTGGTTATCTCTCTGGGCGCCCTGGTGGGCTGGATTTACAACCGTTGGGCGTTGCGTCAAGAAAAGGCAGAACAGTCCAAGCGTCTGGGAGTACTGCTCGCTACCGGCATGATTGTGGGTGATTCACTGTTTGGGATTCTCAACGCCGGCATCATCGGAGCTACCAGTAACGCTGACGCCTTGGGGATTGTTCCCGATTCTTTTGCGCCGGTCGCAAAAGTCGTGGGAGTGGTCGTTTTTGTGGGTCTGTTGGCGGTCAGCTATCGCTGGGTGATGAAGAAATCCGGTGAGTCCGAGTCGGCATCAGCCTCAGAAATCAACGATTCTTCCCAAAGTGAAGCCTAA
- a CDS encoding (deoxy)nucleoside triphosphate pyrophosphohydrolase: MFQPIVVAAAIVDDLSQPTQVLGAQRSYPEQWRGFYEFPGGKTEPGETPEQALRRELREELSAEIIVGERLEETWPAHGGFQMHVYLCALAPHSVAQVGAAHLSLRWVDLQHSESLPWLPADYPILAAIAQHFGITQD; this comes from the coding sequence GTGTTTCAGCCGATAGTGGTCGCAGCAGCGATCGTAGACGACCTCAGTCAACCAACGCAGGTGCTGGGGGCGCAGCGCTCTTATCCCGAACAGTGGCGGGGTTTCTATGAGTTTCCCGGCGGCAAAACTGAACCCGGAGAAACTCCTGAACAGGCTCTGCGCCGGGAGTTGCGTGAGGAACTATCAGCGGAAATTATCGTGGGGGAGCGTTTGGAGGAAACCTGGCCCGCTCACGGAGGATTTCAGATGCATGTGTATCTGTGCGCTCTCGCGCCGCACAGCGTGGCACAGGTCGGAGCGGCACACCTGTCCCTGCGTTGGGTCGACCTCCAACATTCTGAGAGTTTGCCCTGGTTGCCCGCTGATTATCCGATTCTGGCCGCGATTGCGCAGCATTTCGGCATTACCCAGGACTAA
- the msrA gene encoding peptide-methionine (S)-S-oxide reductase MsrA, whose amino-acid sequence MDFGFQNDTGTALTDIHPVLQTSLTGPWPLPHEVLYVAMGCFWGVERIYWSQPGVINTAVGYLGGRWPHPTYEDVCTGQTGHAETTRIVYDPTRTSAGDLLKVFWENHDPTQGERQGNDRGSQYRSMIVYTTEEQRQLAEQSRQTFGKTLAQAGRGPITTEILSLAAAGEFWLAEPYHQAYLFHHPHGYCNHGFKGFVCETPRLTN is encoded by the coding sequence ATGGATTTTGGTTTTCAAAACGATACCGGGACCGCCCTGACCGATATTCACCCCGTGCTTCAGACCTCTCTCACCGGGCCGTGGCCCCTCCCTCACGAGGTTCTTTACGTAGCGATGGGATGTTTTTGGGGAGTGGAACGTATTTACTGGAGCCAGCCCGGGGTTATCAACACGGCGGTAGGCTATCTGGGAGGTCGCTGGCCGCACCCCACTTATGAAGATGTCTGTACAGGTCAAACTGGGCACGCCGAAACTACCCGCATAGTCTACGACCCGACCCGCACGAGTGCGGGAGACCTGCTGAAAGTGTTTTGGGAAAACCACGACCCCACTCAGGGCGAGCGGCAAGGCAACGATCGAGGCAGTCAGTACCGTTCGATGATTGTTTACACTACCGAAGAACAGCGCCAGCTGGCTGAGCAATCCCGGCAAACTTTCGGGAAAACTCTTGCCCAAGCCGGTCGAGGGCCGATTACAACCGAGATTCTCAGCCTGGCCGCAGCCGGCGAGTTTTGGCTTGCGGAGCCATATCATCAGGCGTACCTGTTTCACCACCCTCACGGCTATTGCAATCACGGATTCAAAGGCTTTGTTTGCGAGACTCCGCGGCTGACGAACTAG
- the argH gene encoding argininosuccinate lyase yields the protein MSEKLALWGGRFQGGPAQALAALSVSTQFDWRLADYDLQGSLAHAQALRAAGLLTESEYADLSAALRRLRADVADGTFTFSPDDEDVHTALERGLLQENYAGPELGGKLRAGRSRNDQIATLVRMYLRDAATHMQGLITALCQAILSQADRAGTHIMPGRTHMQHAQPVLVAHQLMAHFWPQLRNLERLRDWEKRNDASPYGGGALAGNTLGLDPELVARELGFSQVCPNSIDATASRDGVVEFLYVLTQVAVDMSRLAEEIIIWNTAEFGYVTLDDSYSTGSSIMPQKKNPDVAELARGKAGRLLGDLTGLLATMKGLPLAYDRDLQEDKEPVFDAIDTLEVLLPAVTGMVDTMTLHYERLETLSIAGFSLATDVAEWLVKRGMPFRHAHEVSGACVALAEGRGVGLEDLSDADFSGVDPLLTPEVRDVLTAAGSVRARRGVGGTAPERVAEQIAAARQQLQAFQR from the coding sequence ATGAGTGAAAAGTTGGCCCTGTGGGGCGGAAGATTCCAGGGCGGGCCTGCCCAAGCGTTGGCGGCGCTGTCGGTGTCCACCCAGTTTGATTGGCGTCTAGCAGATTACGACTTACAGGGCTCTTTGGCTCATGCCCAAGCGTTGCGGGCGGCGGGACTGCTGACTGAGTCGGAATACGCCGACTTGAGCGCCGCCTTGCGCCGTCTGCGGGCGGACGTGGCTGACGGAACTTTCACTTTTTCCCCCGATGACGAGGATGTTCATACCGCCCTGGAACGCGGATTGCTGCAAGAGAACTACGCCGGGCCGGAACTGGGCGGAAAACTGCGGGCGGGACGCTCCCGCAACGACCAGATTGCCACCCTGGTACGGATGTACCTGCGCGACGCCGCCACCCACATGCAAGGGCTGATAACGGCACTTTGCCAGGCAATTTTGTCCCAGGCCGACCGTGCCGGAACCCATATCATGCCCGGTCGCACGCATATGCAGCATGCCCAGCCGGTATTGGTGGCGCACCAGCTGATGGCTCACTTTTGGCCCCAGCTGCGCAACTTGGAGCGTTTGCGGGACTGGGAAAAGCGCAATGACGCCTCCCCTTACGGGGGTGGAGCCTTGGCAGGCAATACGTTGGGGCTAGACCCGGAACTGGTCGCCCGTGAGCTGGGTTTTTCCCAGGTGTGTCCGAACTCTATTGACGCCACGGCTTCACGAGATGGGGTGGTGGAGTTTCTCTATGTCCTCACCCAGGTGGCGGTGGATATGTCGCGATTGGCAGAAGAAATCATTATCTGGAACACCGCCGAGTTCGGCTACGTCACTTTGGATGATTCCTATTCGACCGGGTCCAGCATTATGCCGCAAAAGAAGAACCCGGATGTGGCTGAACTGGCTCGCGGCAAAGCGGGACGTCTGCTAGGCGACTTGACGGGATTGCTGGCCACGATGAAAGGTTTGCCGCTGGCTTACGACCGGGACCTGCAGGAGGACAAAGAGCCGGTGTTTGACGCTATCGACACCCTGGAAGTCCTGCTACCGGCGGTGACCGGAATGGTGGACACCATGACCCTGCACTATGAGCGCCTGGAAACCCTGTCTATTGCCGGTTTCTCCTTGGCCACCGATGTGGCTGAATGGCTGGTGAAACGCGGTATGCCCTTCCGTCATGCGCACGAGGTGTCGGGAGCCTGTGTTGCGTTGGCAGAAGGACGGGGCGTTGGGTTGGAGGACCTCAGCGATGCTGATTTCTCGGGGGTCGACCCGTTGCTGACCCCTGAGGTTCGCGACGTCCTGACCGCTGCCGGTTCGGTTCGGGCCCGCCGCGGGGTGGGAGGCACCGCCCCGGAGCGCGTAGCTGAACAGATTGCGGCGGCCCGCCAGCAATTACAAGCGTTCCAGCGCTAA
- a CDS encoding argininosuccinate synthase — MTERVVLAYSGGLDTSVAIGWMKDKLGVDTIAVSVDVGQGGEDMDVIRQRALDCGAVEAYIADAKDEFATEYCMPSLQTNGLYQGQYPLVSALSRPLIAKHLVMAAKQFGATTMAHGCTGKGNDQVRFEVSFTSLAPDLKCVSPIRDLSLQRDVSIAYAEEHHLPIEATKHNPFSIDQNLWGRAIETGFLEDLWNAPTKDVYNYTDDPAFAGIPDEVIITFEKGIPVAIDGVKMTPLQVIQEMNRRAGAQGIGRIDVVEDRLIGIKSHEIYEAPGAMALITAHQALEAVTLERMQLRYKRQMVEPAWSDLVYEAQWNSPLKKSLDAFVAHTQEYVSGDIRMVMHAGRAVVNGRRSEASLYDFKLATYDSGDSFNQDAARGFIELYGLQSKLAAARDERYGKGITLQASHL, encoded by the coding sequence ATGACTGAACGGGTAGTGCTGGCTTATTCCGGCGGTTTGGACACTTCGGTGGCGATTGGCTGGATGAAAGACAAGCTCGGTGTGGACACGATTGCGGTGTCGGTGGATGTGGGCCAAGGCGGCGAGGATATGGATGTGATCCGCCAACGCGCTCTTGATTGCGGGGCGGTGGAAGCCTACATCGCTGATGCCAAAGACGAGTTCGCCACCGAATACTGTATGCCCTCTCTACAAACCAACGGCCTGTACCAAGGCCAATATCCCCTGGTTTCGGCGCTGTCCCGCCCGCTCATCGCCAAACACCTGGTGATGGCCGCCAAACAGTTCGGTGCCACTACCATGGCTCACGGCTGCACCGGAAAGGGCAATGATCAGGTTCGTTTCGAGGTGTCATTTACCTCGCTGGCGCCGGACTTGAAATGTGTGTCGCCGATTCGTGATTTGTCCCTGCAGCGCGATGTGTCGATTGCCTACGCGGAGGAACATCACCTGCCCATCGAAGCGACGAAACACAACCCCTTCTCGATTGACCAAAACTTGTGGGGCAGGGCCATTGAAACCGGCTTCTTAGAGGACCTGTGGAACGCCCCCACCAAAGATGTGTACAACTACACCGATGATCCGGCATTCGCGGGAATTCCCGATGAAGTAATCATTACTTTTGAAAAGGGCATTCCCGTGGCGATTGATGGGGTAAAAATGACTCCGCTACAGGTCATCCAAGAGATGAACCGGCGTGCCGGTGCCCAGGGGATTGGGCGTATTGATGTGGTGGAGGATCGTCTGATTGGGATTAAATCGCACGAAATCTATGAAGCTCCCGGCGCGATGGCCCTGATTACTGCCCATCAAGCCTTGGAAGCCGTGACCCTGGAGCGGATGCAGTTGCGTTACAAGCGTCAGATGGTGGAGCCGGCGTGGTCTGATTTGGTTTACGAGGCCCAATGGAATTCGCCTCTCAAGAAATCCTTGGACGCGTTTGTGGCGCACACTCAAGAATACGTGTCTGGCGACATTCGGATGGTCATGCACGCCGGGCGGGCGGTGGTCAATGGGCGCCGTTCCGAGGCTTCCCTCTACGATTTCAAACTGGCGACCTACGATTCCGGGGATTCATTTAACCAGGACGCGGCGCGCGGTTTCATTGAACTGTACGGATTGCAGTCCAAGCTGGCCGCGGCGCGTGATGAAAGGTACGGCAAGGGCATCACGCTGCAGGCCTCTCATCTCTAA
- a CDS encoding ArgR family transcriptional regulator: MSENLVVQSKIARHSAISRLLADNVVRSQGALQILLENAGFSVTQATLSRDLEELAATKVRDEKGELRYVLGGVRTAADMPLQLPGTLERWCAPLLIQATQAMNQVVLRTPPATAGTLASVIDKENLEHVLGCLAGDNTILVICDSVESAKELRDKLRGLAKR, encoded by the coding sequence GTGTCTGAAAACCTGGTAGTGCAATCCAAAATTGCTCGCCACAGTGCTATTTCGCGGCTGTTGGCGGATAACGTGGTGCGCTCTCAAGGGGCTTTGCAAATTCTGCTGGAAAACGCCGGGTTCTCGGTCACACAAGCGACGCTATCGCGCGACCTCGAAGAGCTAGCGGCTACCAAAGTGCGCGATGAGAAAGGGGAGCTACGCTACGTTTTGGGCGGCGTGCGCACTGCCGCAGATATGCCGTTGCAGCTGCCGGGAACGTTGGAACGCTGGTGCGCCCCGCTTTTGATTCAGGCAACTCAGGCCATGAATCAGGTGGTGTTGCGCACTCCGCCAGCCACAGCCGGCACCCTAGCGTCGGTCATTGACAAGGAAAACCTGGAACACGTGTTGGGCTGCCTGGCAGGGGACAATACCATTTTGGTCATCTGCGATAGCGTGGAATCCGCCAAAGAACTGCGCGATAAGCTGCGAGGCCTGGCCAAGCGCTAG